The proteins below are encoded in one region of Methanomassiliicoccales archaeon:
- a CDS encoding proline dehydrogenase family protein, whose amino-acid sequence MGQVELRSEQGIRCIMDPLGELTKDEGASIGSLANYLELIRAMDNRDMHTSISIKPTALGAAYDPERCSDKICEITNQAWGKGIAVEIDMEARKYLDLTMGVVKQLGSLNRGSISVAVQAYLYRTPKDILDLASGGVGIRLVKGTYSGDIGDPGEVRGVMLENVDLLHSLGRPFSVGTHDPIIIGKVTKDRSMKGLLEIGMLKGLGDDTKLRLAGRGWAVAEYVPFGSDSYSYTMRRENYLRQLLELGLEPCP is encoded by the coding sequence ATGGGCCAGGTCGAACTTCGATCCGAGCAAGGTATCCGCTGCATAATGGACCCCCTTGGGGAGCTTACTAAGGATGAAGGGGCGTCAATAGGTTCACTGGCCAATTATCTGGAGCTGATCCGAGCTATGGATAATCGAGATATGCATACGTCCATTTCCATCAAACCAACCGCCCTGGGTGCCGCTTATGATCCTGAACGGTGCTCGGACAAGATATGCGAGATAACTAACCAGGCGTGGGGCAAGGGGATCGCTGTCGAGATCGATATGGAGGCTCGGAAGTACTTGGACCTCACAATGGGTGTGGTGAAGCAGCTTGGTAGTTTAAATCGAGGGTCAATATCGGTCGCTGTTCAGGCTTACCTGTACCGAACACCTAAAGACATTCTTGACCTAGCATCGGGCGGGGTTGGTATCAGGCTCGTCAAAGGAACATATTCCGGAGACATCGGAGATCCGGGAGAGGTCCGGGGGGTCATGCTTGAGAACGTCGATCTATTGCATTCATTAGGTCGACCTTTCTCGGTAGGAACTCACGATCCTATTATCATTGGTAAGGTGACCAAGGACCGAAGCATGAAAGGGCTTTTGGAGATCGGGATGCTCAAGGGATTAGGTGATGATACGAAACTTCGTCTTGCCGGGAGGGGGTGGGCCGTAGCGGAATATGTTCCTTTCGGATCGGACTCCTATTCTTACACGATGCGTCGGGAGAACTACCTTCGGCAACTTTTAGAGCTAGGGTTAGAACCGTGCCCATAA
- a CDS encoding fasciclin domain-containing protein — protein sequence MDPNLGTIVDIAVADGGFKTLVEAVKAAGLVDTLKGRGPYTVFAPNDSAFQDLPAGTIEALLKDKIKLKSLLTYHVVAGRMNYDDLAKLKTVKTVEGKELALDAAGVLKVGGATIIQGNIKCRNGYIHVINKVLEP from the coding sequence GTGGACCCAAACCTGGGAACGATCGTGGACATTGCCGTCGCTGACGGAGGATTCAAGACACTGGTCGAGGCGGTGAAGGCCGCTGGATTGGTGGATACTTTGAAGGGCAGGGGACCGTACACGGTCTTTGCACCCAACGACTCAGCTTTTCAGGACCTTCCAGCAGGAACAATAGAAGCGTTACTCAAGGACAAGATTAAATTGAAGTCACTCCTGACATACCATGTTGTAGCGGGAAGAATGAACTACGACGACCTGGCTAAATTGAAGACCGTCAAGACAGTGGAAGGTAAGGAACTGGCATTAGATGCCGCTGGAGTCCTCAAGGTCGGAGGAGCTACGATCATCCAGGGCAACATAAAATGTCGTAACGGGTATATCCACGTGATCAACAAGGTCTTAGAGCCTTAA
- a CDS encoding ferritin: MKASIEKALNDQINAEVYSAYLYKSMEMYLHSIDLPGMANWMKVQTQEELAHAEGMIQFINLRGGRVSLFAIEMPKKEWASPAEVFKDAFDHEAKVVTIKIHKLVDLAIEEKDHAFNQFLQWYVAEQVEEEDNTSTLARRLKKIGDNMPALMAVDTQLAARMFVAPVIPGTNVGAP; this comes from the coding sequence ATGAAAGCAAGTATCGAGAAAGCTCTGAACGATCAGATAAATGCTGAGGTGTATTCGGCCTACTTGTACAAATCCATGGAAATGTACCTTCATTCCATTGACCTTCCTGGAATGGCCAACTGGATGAAGGTGCAGACCCAGGAAGAGCTGGCCCATGCTGAAGGAATGATCCAGTTCATCAACCTACGCGGCGGCCGTGTATCATTATTTGCCATCGAGATGCCGAAGAAGGAATGGGCGTCTCCAGCCGAGGTCTTCAAGGACGCCTTCGATCACGAGGCAAAAGTAGTGACGATCAAGATCCACAAGCTCGTTGATCTGGCGATCGAAGAGAAGGACCACGCGTTCAATCAATTCCTCCAGTGGTATGTGGCCGAGCAGGTAGAGGAAGAGGATAACACCAGCACATTGGCAAGGCGACTTAAGAAGATCGGGGACAACATGCCCGCCCTTATGGCGGTCGATACACAGCTTGCAGCCAGAATGTTCGTTGCTCCAGTAATCCCTGGGACTAACGTTGGCGCTCCATAA
- a CDS encoding recombinase family protein, producing MSDIEKMRAAVYVRVSTEDQARDGFSLAAQLKRLRSYCLARGWTVVNEYVDDGYSGKSSERPNYKRMMHDKDLWDVLVVLKMDRIHRNSRNFTMMMDFLRSWNKEFNSMQESFDTTTAIGRFVMDTIQRIAQLESEQIGERVKVGMTQKALECKGNLGCPAPYGYHYLGGELCIDGTESLVVERIFRMAANICSLGQICKSLDAQGCQTKNGGAWQRATVHGILTNNIYLGKMVWDGIEQNAPQLKIIDIGLFNEVQELFVERMKSKRKPKRIAAKTLFRSEVHA from the coding sequence ATGTCAGACATTGAGAAAATGAGAGCGGCGGTCTATGTCAGGGTCTCTACCGAAGACCAAGCACGTGATGGTTTCAGTTTAGCCGCGCAGCTCAAGCGTCTGCGATCTTATTGTCTAGCCAGGGGCTGGACCGTGGTGAACGAATACGTCGATGACGGGTACAGTGGTAAGAGCTCGGAACGTCCCAACTACAAGAGGATGATGCATGACAAGGACCTGTGGGACGTGCTGGTCGTATTGAAGATGGACCGTATCCATCGCAATAGCCGAAATTTCACCATGATGATGGACTTTCTTCGATCATGGAACAAAGAATTCAATTCCATGCAGGAGAGCTTTGATACCACGACCGCCATCGGCCGGTTCGTAATGGACACCATCCAGCGTATCGCACAACTGGAGAGCGAGCAGATAGGTGAAAGGGTCAAGGTGGGAATGACCCAGAAAGCATTGGAATGCAAGGGTAATCTGGGTTGTCCAGCTCCTTACGGATATCACTATCTGGGAGGAGAGCTTTGCATCGATGGGACCGAGTCCCTAGTCGTTGAGCGAATTTTCAGAATGGCAGCGAACATCTGTTCGTTGGGTCAGATATGTAAATCTTTGGACGCTCAGGGATGCCAGACCAAAAATGGTGGCGCCTGGCAAAGGGCCACCGTCCATGGAATCCTCACTAACAACATATACCTTGGAAAAATGGTCTGGGACGGCATCGAACAGAATGCACCACAGCTCAAGATCATTGATATCGGTCTCTTCAACGAAGTTCAAGAGCTGTTCGTTGAACGAATGAAATCCAAACGCAAGCCTAAGAGGATAGCTGCTAAAACCTTGTTCAGGAGCGAGGTCCATGCCTAG
- a CDS encoding fibronectin type III domain-containing protein — protein MQTKKLRASAVAWLLLMPLFMGLLFIGGTGSAVTLSLDETSWTKGTIDSESDVSNVISEAIDLDGYLHVSYYDTFGQNLMYATNSDGAWMTEVVDSSANVGKYNSIAVDSSGKVHISYYDATNNDLKYATGNLDSWSISVVDSTGVVGEYNSIAIGSGSVYITYLDYSNDALKYAVKSGNSWSTALAIEDVGFGNSLMFTDGKLQVAYISQDNELCYASLNGSEWTSEVVDSGSSFGVEIDIDAMGERPCVAYYDEISRDLKLAIRGTSGVWSKQIVDDTTNVNSWLSLDIDSMNRFHITYYDMSNQDLCYAYFNDDWSFWVLDTSGGVCSAMVSDYNNKQHVVYIDLVDASAQLSYITNSGAKWVLETVDEDGLVGEQSSIAVDADGFIHMAYYDNSNGSLNYANNVDGWNVVTIDNTTPMVGLFPSIALDADGNVHISYYDMTGSRILKYATNQDGDWDIRTLDGSGDVGLYSSIAIDGNGSVHIAYLNHASKNLKYTSNAGGDWIIGLIDSSGQVEGRVSLAVDSENMVHVAYYRSGELIHANQIVTGWAIESLETSDQLGGGISMFIDDQDQIYITYYNEVLSLLKYKNNVGGQWNGAQVIEAEGNVGIASSIMVDANGDEHIAYVDQAGSGILKYVEKRNGIWMFQKVDLQGCGDHISMAMDFQGRAHISYYDPVGKDLRYASSVVVPSAPLNLTTTVGDGAVTLNWEAPASNGGANITEYVIYRGTSTNDLVLYDDVSGTANSYSDLGLENGVSWTYRIRAMNSEGSSPYSNAVVGTPCTLPGMPDVDASGQDKAVLLKWNAPDNGGAAITEYRVYRQNETGMFVLIATVGGGETRYTDTGLENGVEYTYQVGAVNPAGPGPWSEKASATANPNNDMVMIIVFIVVIAAVAGAGIFLLMRQKGKI, from the coding sequence ATGCAAACGAAGAAGCTGAGAGCATCAGCGGTAGCCTGGTTACTATTGATGCCCTTGTTCATGGGTCTTTTATTCATAGGCGGGACCGGGTCCGCGGTCACATTGTCGCTTGATGAGACCTCTTGGACAAAGGGGACCATCGATAGTGAATCAGATGTTAGCAATGTCATTAGCGAAGCGATAGATCTTGACGGTTATCTCCACGTGAGCTATTATGACACGTTCGGTCAGAATCTCATGTATGCCACCAATAGTGATGGCGCATGGATGACCGAGGTTGTCGACAGTTCAGCGAACGTCGGAAAATACAACTCAATAGCTGTGGACTCCTCGGGAAAGGTCCACATTAGCTACTATGACGCCACCAACAATGACCTGAAGTACGCCACTGGAAATTTAGATTCATGGTCTATCTCTGTAGTCGATTCGACAGGTGTTGTAGGGGAGTATAATTCGATCGCGATCGGATCCGGTTCCGTTTACATAACCTACCTGGACTACTCCAACGATGCGCTAAAATACGCGGTCAAGTCCGGTAATTCGTGGAGCACTGCCTTGGCGATCGAGGACGTGGGTTTCGGTAACAGCTTGATGTTCACCGACGGAAAGCTGCAGGTCGCATACATCTCCCAGGATAATGAATTGTGCTACGCCTCATTGAACGGATCGGAATGGACTTCTGAGGTTGTGGATTCAGGTTCATCTTTCGGTGTTGAGATCGACATCGATGCGATGGGTGAAAGGCCATGTGTAGCATATTACGACGAGATATCTCGCGATCTCAAACTGGCCATACGCGGTACCAGCGGGGTTTGGAGCAAACAGATTGTGGACGACACCACGAATGTCAACTCCTGGCTTTCCCTGGATATAGATTCGATGAACCGGTTCCACATCACGTATTATGACATGTCGAACCAAGACCTGTGCTACGCATACTTCAACGATGATTGGAGCTTCTGGGTGCTTGATACGTCCGGCGGTGTTTGCAGTGCAATGGTCTCCGATTATAACAACAAACAACATGTCGTATACATCGACCTGGTGGATGCGAGCGCGCAGCTGAGCTACATAACCAACTCCGGAGCCAAGTGGGTGCTGGAAACCGTGGACGAAGACGGTTTAGTGGGAGAGCAAAGCTCCATCGCCGTTGACGCCGATGGTTTCATCCATATGGCTTATTACGACAATTCTAACGGAAGCCTGAACTACGCTAATAACGTGGATGGATGGAACGTAGTGACCATCGACAATACCACTCCAATGGTGGGACTGTTCCCGTCCATTGCCCTGGACGCCGATGGCAACGTTCACATCAGCTACTACGACATGACCGGTTCCAGGATCCTTAAGTACGCCACCAATCAGGACGGCGACTGGGATATACGCACCCTGGACGGCTCAGGTGATGTGGGATTGTACAGCTCCATAGCCATCGATGGGAACGGGTCGGTGCACATCGCCTACCTCAATCACGCATCAAAGAACCTGAAGTACACCAGCAATGCTGGTGGGGACTGGATAATAGGATTGATCGACAGCAGCGGACAAGTCGAAGGGCGTGTCTCGCTGGCGGTCGATTCAGAGAACATGGTGCATGTGGCCTACTATCGCAGCGGGGAACTGATCCACGCCAACCAGATAGTCACAGGGTGGGCCATAGAATCCCTGGAGACCTCCGACCAGCTTGGCGGTGGCATCTCTATGTTCATTGATGATCAGGACCAGATCTACATCACATACTACAATGAGGTCCTGTCCCTACTGAAATATAAGAACAATGTCGGTGGACAGTGGAATGGTGCCCAGGTGATCGAGGCCGAAGGGAACGTAGGCATAGCCAGTTCCATTATGGTCGATGCGAACGGCGACGAGCACATCGCCTATGTCGATCAGGCTGGCTCGGGGATCCTGAAGTACGTGGAAAAGAGGAACGGCATCTGGATGTTCCAGAAGGTCGACCTTCAAGGCTGCGGGGATCACATCTCCATGGCTATGGACTTCCAGGGGAGGGCTCATATAAGCTACTACGATCCGGTGGGCAAGGACCTTAGGTACGCCTCATCTGTCGTGGTCCCCTCCGCCCCGCTGAACCTTACGACGACCGTAGGTGATGGTGCTGTCACGTTGAACTGGGAAGCTCCCGCTAGCAACGGTGGTGCCAATATCACCGAGTACGTGATCTACCGGGGAACCAGCACCAACGATCTGGTCCTATACGATGATGTGAGCGGAACGGCGAACTCCTACAGCGATCTGGGATTGGAGAACGGGGTCTCTTGGACATACCGCATTAGAGCGATGAACTCCGAAGGCAGCAGTCCATACTCCAACGCGGTGGTCGGCACTCCATGCACATTACCTGGAATGCCAGATGTAGACGCCTCCGGTCAAGACAAGGCTGTGCTGCTGAAATGGAACGCGCCTGACAACGGCGGTGCGGCAATAACCGAGTACAGGGTCTATCGTCAGAACGAGACCGGTATGTTCGTGCTCATCGCCACCGTGGGTGGCGGAGAGACCAGATATACCGACACTGGATTGGAGAACGGAGTGGAATACACCTATCAGGTGGGCGCCGTGAATCCCGCTGGTCCAGGTCCATGGAGCGAGAAGGCCTCAGCTACCGCCAACCCGAACAACGACATGGTCATGATCATCGTGTTCATCGTCGTCATCGCAGCCGTGGCGGGTGCAGGGATATTCCTTCTCATGAGACAGAAGGGCAAGATCTGA
- a CDS encoding recombinase family protein, with protein MPRAAIYTRVSTEDQAKEGYSLAAQKERLNAYCDAQGWDIAGFYIDEGHSGRNTRRPAYHRMIEERDKWDIILVMKMDRIHRNSKNFMIMMENLEKWGKKFSSMNESLDTSNAVGRFVVDIIQRIAQLESEQIGERTYMGMRQKAESGKGVLGFRVPFGYYLEDGRLIQEENEAHVVRSIYERYLAGSTMDMIAWDLNREAITTRNERHWTIWSISRILHNPVYVGYLRWDDLVIPSEHAPIMKVQKYNEVQKMVASRTKNKKHCSISQLPGE; from the coding sequence ATGCCTAGGGCGGCCATATATACCCGGGTATCGACCGAGGACCAGGCTAAAGAGGGTTATTCGCTAGCGGCACAAAAGGAACGATTGAATGCTTATTGCGACGCCCAAGGTTGGGATATCGCCGGATTTTACATCGATGAAGGGCATTCTGGAAGAAACACCCGAAGGCCAGCGTATCATAGGATGATCGAGGAACGCGACAAATGGGACATCATCCTGGTCATGAAGATGGATCGTATCCATCGTAATTCAAAGAACTTCATGATCATGATGGAGAACCTGGAGAAATGGGGGAAGAAGTTCAGCAGTATGAACGAGTCTCTGGACACCTCCAATGCCGTAGGCCGTTTCGTAGTTGACATCATCCAGCGTATCGCCCAGCTGGAGAGCGAGCAGATAGGGGAACGCACCTACATGGGGATGAGACAGAAGGCCGAGTCGGGAAAGGGCGTGTTGGGCTTCAGGGTGCCATTCGGTTATTACCTCGAAGATGGCAGGCTCATCCAGGAGGAGAACGAGGCCCATGTTGTTCGCTCCATCTACGAACGATATCTGGCAGGTTCTACCATGGACATGATAGCCTGGGACCTGAACAGGGAAGCGATCACCACCCGTAATGAAAGGCACTGGACGATATGGTCGATCAGCAGGATATTGCACAATCCAGTTTATGTCGGGTATCTTAGATGGGACGATCTGGTCATACCATCAGAGCATGCGCCAATAATGAAAGTTCAAAAGTACAACGAGGTGCAAAAGATGGTAGCATCCCGAACAAAGAACAAAAAACACTGTTCGATCTCCCAGTTGCCTGGGGAATAG